The nucleotide window GCACCCTGGAGGATCCCTCCGGCATTTTGGTCCGGACCGTCCCACCGCGCTCCCCTTACGTGATCTGGACCACCGGTGCTCCCTCCGAGGGGGGACAGGTGGAGATGCTCCTGCCGCTGACCGATCGAGCCGGTCGCTTTCGGTCCGCCCGACCTCTCCCGCCAGTGCCGGCCGGTAGACCCGTCTACTATCGGATTTTTGCCGCGGATCGGAGCGACCCCGACCCGCTGCGCTGCAACTGGAGCTACACTCCCCTTGCCCGATCCTGGACCGTGCCTACGCCACGCCGCTGGCACTGGGCGGGCCGGCTGCCCGAGGCCATCTGGGGCCCCCGTTCCTGCGCCGTCGACGGTTTGGGGCAGCTCTGGGTGGTCGAGTCTCTCCGCAAGCGCCTCCGGGTGTTCGGTCCAGGCGGAGCGGAGCGGTCTTTCTCCCCCCTCGAAGCCCAGCACCTCTTGCCAGGGACGTCTGGCTCCAGCCTCGCCCTGGGCTCGGTGGCTGCCTGCAGCGAGACGGTGTACGTTGCCCTTCGGCTGAACGGCGGATACCTCGTCGCCCTCGACGCAAGCAGCGGTCAGGTTCTCCAGACGGCCAGCCTCGAGCGTCCCCCGGGGGACCTGGAAGTCCTCGATGGCGGACGTTTCGTTGCCTGCGTCCCGGATGGCTCTTGCTGGTGGGTCTTCGATCGCACGGGGAAAACCCTTGGCCCAGCGGTCTGTACCTCGCATCTGACCCAAGGAATCGCCGTGCTCCCTCAGGGAAAGGCCGTTCTTGCCACTTGTCGCTCTGAGGATTGTGTGCACATTTGGCGACAGCTCGACGCCTCGGCCCTTCTCTATCAGCCGGTGCCCGACAATCTGCCCTTCGCAGACATTCGCATTGGAGACGTGGAGGTAGGAGCAGACGGCCACGTGCTTCTTTGCCTCACGGGAGGAGAAGCAATCCTCGAGCTCGACTCTGGTTTCCGGGTCGTAGACGCTCTCACGGGGCCTCTGCGCGCTCCTCTCACCCTGGCCCTCTCGCCCGACGGTCGCCGCGCCTACGTGCTGGAGGCGGCAGGACTCGGTCCCGAGTTCGTCCACGTCTTCGAGCGTAAGTAGTCATCCGCACGGTGGCGATCAGCGCCTCTTCAGTTCGACCAATCCCGCTTTCTCTAAGAGCTGCAGGTAGCGGAGCACATCGTCCATCTCGGTGGGGGAGGCGAATTCGGCGTCCAGCACATTGCGAATTTCCAGGGCGGAGCGCTTCCCGTCGATCAATCGGCGGAGCTCTTGGGTTTTCTCCGGTGCAATGGTGGCCAGGCTGTCGCGCACGGCGGGCGGTACACTGTCCACGATCCACTCACGCCGGAAGAAGCCGTGAACCTTGGCTGTGGGCACGGGGACAATCTGCGCCGCCTCTTTCTCGGCCGAAGTGAGCCCCGGCCGCGCAGGCTCCACTCCTTTCGCCTCGCAAAGGATCGTGTAGCGCTCCCAAAGGTCCGAAAGAACGGCCGGGCCGACGTTGGCAGCGATCTTGCGCGTCAATTGCCGGATGCGAGACGCGACAACCGCGTCGCCGGGACAGAGATCCTCGATGGATCGCAGGGTGCGCTGCTCCAAATCCAAAGAAACGCTCACCACGTTCTCGGCGCGCCCGTAGGTGGCACCCAACTCGTGTGGAGGGGCAAACTCCAGCATCTCAGCCGCCCGTTGATATTCCCTGCCGATCCGGCCGAGTCCGTTGCTGAACACCTCGCCCGCAATCCGCAGTGCCATCTTGCGGTCGGCGTTCGCTACGAGAAAAGCGGCCACGGCGTTAATGAACACAGCCCGTTTTAGCTGGGTCGGGTCCATTCTGTCGGGGCGGTCCGCAGAGGAGTGGTATCCGAGATCCGGCCAGGTGATGGGCATGACCCCTGGGACCCCGACACCCCAATCGTTGAAAACCTCATGGTCCGACGCGCCGTAGTGGTACTCGATCTGGTAGTAGAAGGGATCCCGCGAGCCGGAGGGCGCTACGATCGGCCTGCGGAATTGACGGCTGTGGATGCTCTCGCGGTTCGTTTCCGCGACGAACTCGAAAAGGCTCTGCATCACGTCGTTCAGGTAGCTCGGCCGACTGAAAGGGGTGCGCTCCAGATTGTAGAAACTCCGATGCCGGCTCAGCCAGGCCCCCTCCATGTCGAGATTAAGGTTCACCAAGGCACGGCGCACTACATCGTCGTAGTGGGCGTCTACCCAGGGGATGGTCCCCGAGAATTCCGGCACCCAGAGGAAGAGGATGGAGCGTCGCGGCCTCTCGATGGCCCCTTGCCCCATCAGGGACAAGAGCGTGCGCCCAATCTCCAAAAGACAGGCGCTTCCGGAAATGTTGTCGTTCGCCCCCTGCTTGGCGATTCCCTCGAAAAGATGGGCCGACAGAATGACGTACCCGAGCTGAGGCTGGCGTCCACGAATCAGGGCCGTTACCACGTTGTGCCGGTAGGCCCGGTAGGCGGAGCGCACGTGCACGCGGACGCGGATCTTTTCCCCTCGCTCCAGGCGATCCCGGAGCTCCATGCCCTGGCGCACCCCAAGGTTGAAGGCGAAGCCCCTCGATCTTCGCCGCCCGCCGATGCCCATCCACGCCACCTGATCGGGATCGTCCAGAGGGTGGAGAGAAGCGAAGGACACGACGCCCAGGGCCCCAAAGCGTTCGACCGCCATCCCGTGCAGCGCGCCCGTTGGCCCATAACCGAGCACGATCTTCCCCTCAACCTCCTTCCCCTCGTAATCTCGCTCCGATGTGCCCCGACCCACGTAAACCAGCTCCGCCGTGGTGTCGATCGATTGGCTACCTGTGGCAAGGAAAGCGGTCAATTCGTTGTAATCGGCCAGCTTTCGCCGCCGCGGTGCAATCTCCCAGAGCTCGCCCTCCTCGCCATCCCAAATGGAGTCGGCTGGGAAGTACTCGATTGCCACCGAGTCGAACCCAATGGCCCGAGCTTGTTCCAGCACGTAAGCAGCTTCAAGGAAGGTGTCCTGGTATTCTGAAGGGGGGCGATTGCGCTCGGAGCCGGCCATGGCAAGCACATGGCGCATCGCTCTTTCGCCCGAGCATTCGTCGATGAAGCGATCCAGCACGCTGTCCTCGAGCAAGGTCGTTTGCTGCCACGGGAAAAACTGGGCAAAGGCATTAGCCCAGAGCGCAAGCAAGAGCGCTGCACAAACGACTCCCGTCCGTTTCATCTCAACTCTCCTCGATTCTGGTTCCGGCGAGACCACGGTCTCTCAGAGTGTTCGGCAACAAATCTTCGCGAACTCCCGTATCAGGTACAAGCCGTTTGTAATGCTGCGAACGGGAAGAGCCCCCGTGTCTACTCCTATGGACGGGCGGCTCTTTGCTGGCATGAGGAGGTGAAAAAGCCATGCGACCGTATCTGGGATGGCTTGTGGCGCTTCTGACGATAGCCCAGGCACCCGCCCTGGCGTACACGGCAAGAAAAGAAGTGCGGGAGGTACGCGCCTTCGGGCCAGGCGCCCGCTTGGAGGTCCGCAATGTCAACGGCTCCATCTCGGTCCTGCCATGGGGGATAGACAGTGTTGAAGTGTGCGCCGAGATCAGCGTGCGGGCCAAAGACCGCGAAGAGGCCGAGGACTTCCTGCAGGACGTCGAGATCGAAATCCGGCAGGTTGGGCGGCGACTGGTGGTTCAAGCCCGGCATCCCAGCGTGGCGAGCGGGTTCTGGGACTGGGTTTTCGGGCAGAGAAAGCCAGAGGCTTCGGTGGAATTTCGGATCCGCGTGCCGAAGGATGCGGACTTAGAACTCAAGACGGTCAACGGCGCGATCGAAGTGGAGGCCGTTAAGGGCAGGCTATCGTTCTCAACCACCAACGGCCGGGTAGAAGCCCGAGACGTCGGCGGCGAGGTCGAGGCGTCCACCGTGAACGGCAGCGTGCGCGTCGAGTTCACGGAAGTGGACCCCCACGCGCGCATGGAGTTCAAGACAGTCAACGGCGGCATTCGTCTCTACCTGCCCGAAAACGTCCGCGCCGATATTGATGCCTCAACGATTAACGGGCATCTGGAAACCGACTTCCCCCTCCAGGTGACGGGGAAATACGTCGGAAGACACATTGCGGGATCCATTAACGGAGGCGGAGCCTTCTTTCGACTGCGGACGGTCAATGGCGGGATCGACATCCTCCGACGCTGAGTCCGCTCGCGCACCGTCGTGAAAGGAACCGACCCTTCGCCTTCCGATCGGCGACAGGTCAGGCTACCGCAGCGGGAATGCTGACGCAGGAACTGTCCTCCCTTGGCGCCTCGAAGCGTTCAATCCATCCCTGCCCCGACCGGGCGTACCCAAGGGCTTTCCTTTTCCCGCCGAGACCAAACGACCGACGAGAGCCTCTGGCAAATCCAACGGATCCCGCCCGGGAGGCCGATAAACGGCGTGACGTGCGAATAAGGGGCTCAGGCCGGGCCCCGTTTCTTCACCAAAATGGAGCGCAGGACGAGCACCAAGCCGAGGGCGATCATCAAGAACGGAAGGAAAGGAATCAAGAGCAGGGCTGGGCTTAGCACCAACGAGACCAATCCTGCCATGATCGCCAGGGGGAGCACGAGGAATAGGGTGAGCATCAGCCCGACCATGCCGACCAGAATCTTCAGCGGGAGCATCAGGACGTAGAATCCCACACGAAGGACGCTGAACAGGATCTTGACGAGAAGAACCAAGCTCAGAATGGCGATAAGCAAGAGGATCTCCATCGATTTTCCTCCCTGACTAACTCCTCTCGGTAGCCGCCCCTAAGCCGATAGCTGCCGCACCACTTACCACGGAACCCCTGCCCGGCGAAGCGAGCTCTGCGGACGTCTTTTCAGACGGGTTGCGCTCCGGAAAGTTTCCCCCAGCCCAGATCCGCTTTCCTTCCGCTACTTCCCCCGCTTCTGCAAACTCGGGCAATCTGCCGGCGCCGGACTTTCCCCCCGAGGCGGGACGGGCCCGGGACCTGCTCAGCGGGGCAGTGCCCGACCCTCCACCAGCACCTTTTGGCCTACGTTCTCGAACTCCACGACGATCCGGCCACAGCGTCCCCTGCGGTCCACCGCAATCACGCGACCTACGTCCTGGAAAACCGGATGATGGATGCGCTGGCCCACCGAATAGGTTGCGGCGGGATCATACTCCACGATCTCGGAGGGGGGCCCGGTGGGTCGATCCGTCTGGTCGTCTGGGGAGTCCACAAACCGCCCATCCGGAAGAAGACGCAAGGTCTCGATCGCATAGGTGGTGTGGCAAGCGTTGCACCGCAGCCAGGCGAGCTCCGCTTCTTCGTTCCACCCTACCAGCCGATGCTTACGCACACCTTGACAACGGCGGCACCAGCCTTCGTAGATTCTGCGATTGGAAGCACGGGCCATCCCTCACCTCCGCTGATCGCTCGCAAGGGTACTTTTACGCTCCCGACTCCCCGGTCTCCGCATCGCCGGCTGCTCCCTGATTCGCCGCCTGCCCCCCTCGCTCCCTGTTCTCCCGTAGTCTACCTTGGGGGAATTGCACCCATTTGGCGTTGACCTGAAGGTACGTCTGCTGCCCGCTGGCTCCAGAGGCACTGGCCGTCTGCAGCTCGCCAATGATGACCACCTGATCTCCCTTGCGTAGGAGGCGGTGGCAGTGCTCGGCGAGATTGGACCAGGCCACAATGCGGATGTAGCTTCGCTCCTCCCTCGGAGGACCCTCAGGCTGTGGTTCCAACCGCACCGACGCAATGGTGAAATTGGTCACAGGGACACCCCGCCGCGTCGAGCGTAAAGGAGGATCTACCAGCACCTCTCCCGAAATCACCACGCGGTTTACATCCGGAAGGTCGTATTTCGTAGGAACGCTCATCTCCTCTACCTCGGGGTTCACTCCGGCTCCCAAAGCAAAAACGGGCAAAACCCGGTGGGTTTTGCCCATCTCAAAAACCTGCCACTCCCTCCTGTATCTTCGGGTTACGATTCAATCGCAAGGGCTCCCTTCTTACGTTCGTTTCACGCACACCTAATGATATCGATTTCCATTTCGAATGTCAAGCCCGTTGTGGTCCGTGGGAGTTCGCCTGCTGCTGCTGTTGGCGCCCGTGCACGCCCATCCGCTACAAGGACGCCAGGAAGCGGTCCACGCTTTCCGCAACCTTCCTCCCGTGCCGGATGGCCTTCACGACCAAGGAGGCACCCATCGCGGCGTCGCCGGCCACAAACACCCCGGGGACGCTTGTCCTCTGCTGGTCATCCGCCTGGATGGTGCCGCGGCCATCCAATGCCACCCCCAGTCCTCGGATCAGGGGGCCGTGCTCGGGTCCTTCAAACCCCATGGCCAGCAGAACGAGATCAGCGGGCAGAAGACGCTCGCTCCCCGGCACCTCCCGGAATTCCCAGCGGCCGTTGCCCTCCCCGACGAACCACTCCACCTCTGCGATGCGCAGCGCCGTCACGTGACCGCCTGAGCCCACGAATTCTTTCGTGGTCACGCTCCACAGACGGTCGCAGCCCTCCTCATGGGAGCTTGAGTTGCGCAGAACCCGCGGCCAGGTCGGCCAGGGATTGTCGGGAGGACGTTCCAAGGGCGGTCGCG belongs to candidate division KSB1 bacterium and includes:
- a CDS encoding single-stranded DNA-binding protein; its protein translation is MSVPTKYDLPDVNRVVISGEVLVDPPLRSTRRGVPVTNFTIASVRLEPQPEGPPREERSYIRIVAWSNLAEHCHRLLRKGDQVVIIGELQTASASGASGQQTYLQVNAKWVQFPQGRLRENRERGGQAANQGAAGDAETGESGA
- a CDS encoding M28 family metallopeptidase; translated protein: MKRTGVVCAALLLALWANAFAQFFPWQQTTLLEDSVLDRFIDECSGERAMRHVLAMAGSERNRPPSEYQDTFLEAAYVLEQARAIGFDSVAIEYFPADSIWDGEEGELWEIAPRRRKLADYNELTAFLATGSQSIDTTAELVYVGRGTSERDYEGKEVEGKIVLGYGPTGALHGMAVERFGALGVVSFASLHPLDDPDQVAWMGIGGRRRSRGFAFNLGVRQGMELRDRLERGEKIRVRVHVRSAYRAYRHNVVTALIRGRQPQLGYVILSAHLFEGIAKQGANDNISGSACLLEIGRTLLSLMGQGAIERPRRSILFLWVPEFSGTIPWVDAHYDDVVRRALVNLNLDMEGAWLSRHRSFYNLERTPFSRPSYLNDVMQSLFEFVAETNRESIHSRQFRRPIVAPSGSRDPFYYQIEYHYGASDHEVFNDWGVGVPGVMPITWPDLGYHSSADRPDRMDPTQLKRAVFINAVAAFLVANADRKMALRIAGEVFSNGLGRIGREYQRAAEMLEFAPPHELGATYGRAENVVSVSLDLEQRTLRSIEDLCPGDAVVASRIRQLTRKIAANVGPAVLSDLWERYTILCEAKGVEPARPGLTSAEKEAAQIVPVPTAKVHGFFRREWIVDSVPPAVRDSLATIAPEKTQELRRLIDGKRSALEIRNVLDAEFASPTEMDDVLRYLQLLEKAGLVELKRR
- a CDS encoding DUF4097 family beta strand repeat-containing protein gives rise to the protein MRPYLGWLVALLTIAQAPALAYTARKEVREVRAFGPGARLEVRNVNGSISVLPWGIDSVEVCAEISVRAKDREEAEDFLQDVEIEIRQVGRRLVVQARHPSVASGFWDWVFGQRKPEASVEFRIRVPKDADLELKTVNGAIEVEAVKGRLSFSTTNGRVEARDVGGEVEASTVNGSVRVEFTEVDPHARMEFKTVNGGIRLYLPENVRADIDASTINGHLETDFPLQVTGKYVGRHIAGSINGGGAFFRLRTVNGGIDILRR